In a single window of the Acidobacteriota bacterium genome:
- the ndhC gene encoding NADH-quinone oxidoreductase subunit A — protein sequence MSEFNISDYAPLAVMFLVAAGFGASQLLVTQLMGPRKRTATKLMPYECGKDPVGSARERFSIKFYMVAVTFLLFDLEILFLVPFAVAFKDLLGIEKSTGIMFGTIAFLGILAFLATVVVGLIYDWRKGAFDWGSQAKASARAIAIKKRDGELPGHPDHVEWQKAA from the coding sequence ATGTCCGAATTTAACATCTCAGATTACGCGCCGCTTGCGGTAATGTTCCTTGTGGCCGCAGGTTTCGGCGCCAGTCAGTTGCTGGTAACTCAGCTGATGGGCCCAAGAAAGCGCACCGCGACAAAGCTAATGCCGTATGAATGCGGCAAGGATCCGGTCGGTTCTGCACGTGAGCGGTTTTCGATCAAATTCTACATGGTCGCGGTCACATTCCTGCTTTTTGACTTGGAAATATTGTTCTTAGTTCCCTTCGCGGTTGCGTTCAAGGACCTTTTAGGTATTGAGAAAAGCACCGGCATTATGTTCGGCACGATCGCATTTCTGGGGATCTTGGCGTTTCTGGCCACTGTTGTTGTCGGGCTGATATACGACTGGAGAAAAGGGGCGTTCGACTGGGGTTCACAGGCAAAGGCATCGGCCCGTGCTATCGCCATAAAGAAACGTGATGGCGAGCTGCCCGGTCACCCCGATCATGTGGAATGGCAAAAGGCCGCCTAG
- a CDS encoding NADH-quinone oxidoreductase subunit B, giving the protein MGLENKVFESLPDVITVNLDAVVNWARKSSLWPATFGLACCAIEMMNTVSARNDLSRFGAETFRASPRQADVMIVSGRVSRKMAPVLRRIYDQMPEPKWVISMGACATSGGVFDNYAIVQGVDKVVPVDIYVPGCPPRPEMLVHAITMLQDKIMKESVKDRKDTYEAESRESITPGTLPVTEGTALERETAEEVASGDIARPYTVPSKHERRRSS; this is encoded by the coding sequence ATGGGGTTAGAGAACAAGGTCTTCGAATCGTTACCTGACGTAATAACGGTCAATCTGGATGCGGTGGTCAACTGGGCACGCAAATCGAGCCTTTGGCCGGCCACCTTCGGACTCGCTTGCTGCGCCATCGAGATGATGAATACCGTCTCGGCACGCAACGACCTTTCGCGTTTCGGAGCGGAAACATTCCGTGCGAGCCCGCGGCAAGCCGACGTCATGATCGTATCGGGTCGCGTTTCGCGAAAGATGGCTCCCGTTCTGCGGCGAATTTACGATCAGATGCCTGAGCCGAAATGGGTGATCTCGATGGGCGCTTGTGCCACGTCGGGCGGCGTTTTCGATAACTACGCGATCGTTCAGGGTGTTGATAAGGTCGTCCCTGTTGATATTTACGTGCCGGGCTGTCCGCCGCGGCCTGAGATGCTTGTTCACGCCATCACGATGCTGCAGGACAAGATCATGAAGGAATCCGTAAAGGACCGAAAGGACACTTACGAGGCTGAATCACGCGAATCCATTACGCCGGGAACTCTGCCGGTGACCGAAGGCACCGCTCTCGAACGCGAGACGGCAGAAGAGGTCGCTTCGGGCGATATCGCGAGGCCCTATACCGTGCCGTCGAAGCACGAGCGAAGGAGATCGTCGTAA
- a CDS encoding NADH-quinone oxidoreductase subunit C codes for MTEKLHGFVEKMREKDAAWVADVVDALGEVTVTVPREHIVDACGFLRDEQGFDMLADLCGADRGPEEDPRFEVNYHLFSTMHHNRLRLKVLTSEDDANVPTVTGLWATADWHERETYDLVGVKFEGHPDLRRILLPSDFDGHALRKDYPLRGYEPYSLN; via the coding sequence ATGACCGAGAAATTACACGGTTTCGTCGAAAAAATGAGAGAAAAGGACGCCGCTTGGGTAGCGGACGTCGTTGACGCACTTGGCGAGGTCACAGTGACCGTTCCGCGTGAGCATATCGTCGATGCCTGCGGTTTTCTTCGCGATGAGCAGGGCTTCGATATGTTAGCGGATCTTTGCGGAGCTGACCGAGGGCCCGAAGAAGATCCGCGATTTGAGGTCAATTATCACCTGTTCTCAACGATGCATCACAACCGCCTGCGTTTAAAGGTGCTTACGTCGGAGGACGACGCGAACGTGCCGACAGTGACCGGTCTTTGGGCGACGGCCGACTGGCATGAACGCGAAACATACGACCTGGTGGGCGTAAAGTTCGAAGGACATCCCGACCTTCGCAGAATTCTGCTGCCGTCGGATTTTGACGGACACGCATTGAGAAAGGATTATCCGCTGCGCGGCTATGAGCCGTACAGCCTGAACTAG
- the nuoD gene encoding NADH dehydrogenase (quinone) subunit D yields the protein MSTAVETVLPDIEAVDQPLETEMTLSMGPQHPSTHGVLRLDLRLDGELVTKAIPDIGYLHTGMEKLFEYKKYQQGIVITDRMDYLNPLGNNLAYVMAAEKLLQLEIPERAQVVRVLMCELQRIASHMVWLGTHCLDIGAMSVFFYCFRQREKILNLIEAASGGRMTPSYFRIGGLMMDLPAGFDRRVNQFLDDFPEALSTFDTLLTGNRIWQSRTKDIGYISKEDAISWGVTGPCLRASGVELDLRRHNPYTGYEIYDFDIPVETGGDVWARYLVRLRELTESYKIVRQAMERLKPGPIKADAPKVVLPDRDDMRKHMDSLIHHFLIVAEGFNVPPGEVYHAIEASKGELGVYMRSNGGPKPDRVHFRGPSFVNLSALPLMCEGEMIADVVAIIGSLDIVLGEIDR from the coding sequence ATGAGTACTGCAGTCGAAACAGTTCTGCCGGACATTGAGGCAGTGGACCAGCCGCTCGAGACGGAAATGACGCTCTCGATGGGGCCGCAGCATCCCAGTACGCACGGCGTTCTACGGCTTGATCTTCGGCTCGACGGCGAGCTGGTAACAAAGGCCATTCCCGACATCGGCTATCTGCATACGGGAATGGAGAAGCTCTTTGAATACAAGAAATATCAACAGGGTATCGTTATCACCGACCGGATGGACTATCTGAATCCGCTGGGCAACAACCTCGCGTATGTGATGGCCGCCGAAAAGCTGCTTCAGCTTGAGATCCCTGAGCGGGCGCAGGTCGTACGCGTACTGATGTGCGAACTGCAGCGTATCGCTTCACATATGGTGTGGCTAGGAACGCACTGCTTGGATATCGGCGCGATGTCGGTCTTTTTCTACTGTTTTCGGCAGCGTGAAAAGATACTCAACCTGATCGAAGCGGCTTCAGGCGGACGCATGACGCCGAGCTATTTCCGCATCGGCGGACTGATGATGGACCTCCCCGCGGGTTTTGACCGTCGCGTAAATCAGTTTCTGGATGACTTTCCTGAGGCTTTATCGACATTTGACACACTGCTGACAGGAAACCGAATCTGGCAGAGCCGCACGAAAGATATTGGCTACATCAGTAAAGAAGACGCAATTTCGTGGGGCGTGACCGGGCCGTGCCTGCGTGCGAGCGGCGTAGAACTCGACCTGCGTCGACACAACCCGTACACGGGATATGAGATCTACGATTTCGACATTCCGGTCGAGACGGGCGGCGATGTTTGGGCGAGATATTTGGTCAGGCTTCGCGAACTGACGGAATCTTACAAGATCGTCCGCCAGGCCATGGAACGCCTGAAACCGGGACCGATCAAGGCCGACGCTCCGAAAGTTGTTCTGCCGGACCGCGACGATATGCGTAAGCACATGGACTCGCTGATCCATCATTTTCTGATCGTCGCCGAAGGATTCAACGTGCCGCCGGGTGAGGTCTATCACGCGATCGAGGCATCAAAAGGCGAGCTCGGCGTTTATATGAGATCGAATGGCGGGCCGAAACCTGATCGTGTGCATTTCCGCGGGCCTTCGTTCGTGAATCTGTCCGCGCTTCCGCTGATGTGCGAAGGCGAGATGATCGCCGACGTCGTCGCGATCATCGGAAGTTTGGATATTGTGCTCGGCGAAATAGATAGGTAA
- the nuoE gene encoding NADH-quinone oxidoreductase subunit NuoE — MAAATPTSYTDQIVYTDEVAEFSDAVVEEMRSHLAKYPPERSRSALIPLLFLIQRERGYVDNAGVNFLAKFLGLEVSDVWETATFYSMLDLRPVGRHHIQICKTLSCKIMGEPDITNHICSKLGIKPGGTTEDGKFTVSLVECLGSCGTAPMMQIGFDYHEDLTIEKVDSILDKCD, encoded by the coding sequence ATGGCTGCAGCAACACCGACAAGTTATACAGACCAAATAGTTTACACGGACGAAGTGGCGGAGTTTTCCGATGCGGTCGTCGAGGAAATGCGTTCGCATCTTGCAAAGTATCCGCCCGAGCGGTCGCGGTCGGCGTTGATACCGCTGCTTTTCCTGATCCAGCGTGAACGCGGCTATGTGGACAATGCGGGCGTGAATTTTTTGGCGAAATTTCTGGGCCTTGAGGTCTCGGACGTTTGGGAAACCGCGACGTTCTATTCGATGCTCGATCTTCGCCCCGTCGGCCGCCATCACATACAGATCTGCAAGACGCTCTCCTGCAAGATCATGGGCGAACCCGACATTACGAACCATATCTGTTCAAAACTAGGCATCAAACCGGGCGGCACGACCGAGGACGGAAAATTCACCGTCTCGCTGGTCGAATGCCTCGGCTCTTGCGGCACCGCACCGATGATGCAGATCGGCTTTGACTATCACGAGGATCTGACCATTGAGAAAGTGGACAGCATACTCGATAAATGTGACTAG
- a CDS encoding nuclear transport factor 2 family protein — translation MTNGEIIKGLYDAFATGDVAAVLGAFDPNIEWTEAAGFMYAGTYSGPDGVLANVFMRLATEWEGFAAVPDKVVDGGDGNVISTGTYSGKYLKTGNSTKVPFAHEWELKDGKIVRFRQHTDTAVIERELGL, via the coding sequence ATGACCAACGGCGAAATTATCAAAGGACTCTACGATGCGTTCGCGACCGGCGATGTCGCGGCGGTTTTGGGTGCGTTCGACCCGAATATTGAGTGGACCGAGGCAGCGGGTTTTATGTACGCCGGCACGTACAGCGGCCCCGACGGCGTGTTGGCAAATGTTTTCATGAGATTGGCGACCGAATGGGAAGGCTTTGCTGCCGTTCCGGACAAGGTCGTTGACGGCGGCGACGGCAATGTTATCTCGACGGGCACATACTCGGGCAAATATTTGAAGACAGGCAACAGCACAAAAGTACCGTTTGCCCACGAATGGGAGTTGAAAGATGGCAAGATCGTAAGGTTTCGGCAGCACACCGACACTGCGGTAATTGAAAGAGAACTGGGACTGTAA
- the nuoF gene encoding NADH-quinone oxidoreductase subunit NuoF, which yields MENGHTLDFYKKTGGYKSLEKAFGMTQDAIIQEVKDSALRGRGGAGFPSGMKWSFVPRDSPKPKYIVCNADESEPGSFKDRYIMEGDPHSLIEGMLIAGYTLGANTGYIYTRGEYKYLIDIMDAALKEARDAGYVGENILGSGFSMQIYTHTGAGAYICGEETALLSSLEGFRGHPRMKPPFPAVEGLYACPTVVNNVETLTSIPQIIEMGGIKWRDLGTEKSGGTKLWSVSGHVKKPGVYELPMGYADMEKFIMDDCGGMLREDKKLKAVIPGGSSVYIMNAGQILGQNVTLDYEGLVAAGSMLGTGGMIVMDETVDVMESTKNLTEFYKHESCGWCTPCREGTDWLVKIFDRIAAGGGKPEDAQLLLDICDNIEGKSFCPLGDAAAWPIQSAIKQFPDDFRKWLANNTNGDIQPNVQ from the coding sequence ATGGAAAATGGGCACACGCTGGATTTTTACAAGAAAACGGGCGGCTACAAGTCGCTGGAAAAGGCGTTCGGGATGACGCAGGACGCGATCATTCAGGAGGTCAAGGATTCTGCCCTGCGCGGACGCGGAGGTGCGGGGTTCCCTTCGGGAATGAAATGGTCATTTGTCCCGCGGGATTCGCCAAAGCCCAAGTACATTGTTTGCAATGCCGACGAGAGCGAGCCGGGCTCTTTCAAGGATCGCTATATCATGGAAGGCGACCCGCATTCGCTGATCGAGGGAATGCTGATCGCGGGCTACACGCTCGGCGCAAACACGGGATACATATATACACGCGGCGAATACAAGTATCTGATCGACATAATGGACGCGGCGCTGAAAGAAGCTCGCGATGCGGGTTATGTCGGCGAGAACATCCTCGGTTCGGGCTTTTCGATGCAGATCTACACGCACACAGGTGCGGGAGCCTATATCTGCGGCGAAGAGACCGCCCTGCTGTCGTCGCTCGAAGGTTTTCGCGGCCATCCGCGAATGAAGCCGCCGTTTCCTGCGGTTGAGGGCCTTTACGCATGCCCGACCGTGGTCAACAACGTCGAAACGCTGACCAGCATTCCGCAGATCATTGAAATGGGCGGCATAAAGTGGCGTGACCTCGGCACCGAAAAGTCGGGCGGTACAAAGCTTTGGTCCGTCAGCGGCCACGTTAAGAAACCGGGCGTTTACGAGCTTCCGATGGGCTATGCCGATATGGAAAAGTTCATTATGGACGACTGCGGCGGCATGCTCCGGGAAGACAAAAAGCTCAAAGCCGTCATTCCCGGCGGCTCGTCGGTTTACATCATGAACGCGGGCCAGATACTGGGGCAGAACGTAACTCTCGACTATGAAGGCCTTGTTGCTGCGGGCTCGATGCTCGGCACGGGCGGTATGATCGTGATGGACGAGACCGTCGATGTAATGGAATCGACCAAGAACCTGACCGAATTTTACAAGCACGAATCCTGCGGCTGGTGTACGCCTTGCCGCGAGGGCACGGATTGGCTGGTGAAGATCTTCGACCGCATCGCCGCGGGCGGAGGCAAGCCCGAAGACGCTCAGTTGCTGCTTGATATCTGCGACAATATCGAAGGCAAGAGCTTTTGCCCGCTCGGCGACGCTGCGGCTTGGCCTATACAGTCCGCGATCAAGCAGTTCCCTGACGATTTCAGGAAATGGCTTGCAAATAACACCAACGGAGACATTCAGCCGAACGTTCAATGA
- a CDS encoding 30S ribosomal protein THX: MGKGDKRTRKGKIVAGSFGNTRPKPKKKAFAKPADAVEEKPTRKRKAKAE; encoded by the coding sequence ATGGGAAAAGGCGATAAAAGAACACGAAAAGGCAAGATAGTCGCGGGCAGCTTTGGCAACACGCGGCCAAAACCTAAGAAGAAGGCTTTTGCGAAACCGGCCGACGCGGTCGAAGAAAAGCCGACGCGTAAACGCAAGGCCAAAGCCGAATAG
- a CDS encoding DUF1579 domain-containing protein, with protein MECSPQNESTLHAELARLEGSWEGEATTWFQPDVVADVSPMSGTFRPLLGNFMLYEYSGSIQGKPFEGMMILGFDGAEKKYQSAWIDTFHMSSAIMFSEGGNGERFAATGSYFAGEGEPRWGWRTEIDMPTEDSIVVTAFNILPTGEEAKAVETIYSRAA; from the coding sequence ATGGAATGCTCTCCTCAAAATGAAAGCACATTGCACGCTGAGCTTGCGAGGCTGGAAGGCTCGTGGGAAGGCGAAGCGACGACGTGGTTTCAGCCGGACGTGGTTGCGGACGTATCACCGATGAGCGGGACATTTCGCCCTTTGCTCGGCAACTTTATGCTGTATGAATACAGCGGAAGTATTCAGGGCAAGCCGTTCGAGGGGATGATGATACTCGGTTTTGACGGTGCCGAAAAGAAATATCAGTCGGCTTGGATCGACACGTTCCATATGTCGTCCGCCATCATGTTCTCAGAAGGCGGCAATGGCGAAAGATTCGCCGCTACGGGCAGCTATTTTGCAGGCGAGGGCGAGCCTCGCTGGGGATGGCGAACAGAGATCGACATGCCAACGGAAGACAGCATCGTCGTAACGGCATTCAACATCCTGCCGACGGGCGAAGAAGCCAAGGCGGTCGAGACCATTTATTCGCGGGCTGCATAA
- a CDS encoding molybdopterin-dependent oxidoreductase — MSDTIKVTINEKEFDVPAGSRLIDVCREKGFGIPSFCYYQDLEVQASCRMCLVRIDKMPKLQTSCTITCTDGMVVTTQSEEVEKAQRAMGEFLLANHPLDCPVCDRGGECELQEVIFDWGDVEERFSERKNVAPEKYLSPMVANDPQRCILCKRCTRVCHEWMGEDVIEAGNRGVNTVIGTYGGWLNCSQCGNCVEVCPTGTLLDGVYRHETRPWELDQTVSTDVYGSDGMQISIGSRAGRVHRIVARDRYVNGLNGEFLDVKARFAHEFIDHPDRIKTPMIRYSKGGKLIPATWDDTVKFAAEKLKAAGKDAGVVISPRLTNEAIFALKEFAKAVGTDKFAVSDSRDVAPIFDNLSVPLCDHKEIRHAATIVLIGGEPEEEQTFTAKQIRQAVRNGQAKFICVNDTPINLSRTATQFVHVNAGTADAFALALCDAGSSNASAEKMGIDAAAVDEVRKVIAETQGDVILMFGGDLSPAAQAALAGSAAKLGGEGRRILLHPLAQHNNSVGANDICVGRKPLDEVLKNSKALLIGGSLQDASVLAGKEFVAVQELFLTDTCEQADVVFPAASFAEVDGTFTNNAGNVQRVRKSIEPLHQSKPDWMITAAIARDIGVDILPEWSASAIFRAVADSVPAYEGFRYPTMKDESNPIKANYALKENSDLSGHISALKEQVDKLRAGEKNTETPRVGHKLHRLTTLTSKTAQFHLLANGNPKPSNLLVSPLVQFDANGDPREEAEAAAVGIADRSAPGK, encoded by the coding sequence ATGTCAGATACGATAAAAGTAACCATTAACGAAAAGGAATTTGACGTTCCCGCGGGTTCGCGGCTTATAGACGTCTGCCGCGAGAAAGGCTTCGGCATCCCTTCGTTCTGCTATTACCAGGACCTTGAGGTCCAGGCATCGTGCCGCATGTGCCTTGTACGCATAGACAAGATGCCGAAATTGCAGACCTCCTGCACGATCACCTGTACAGACGGCATGGTGGTCACGACCCAAAGCGAAGAGGTCGAAAAGGCACAGCGAGCCATGGGCGAATTCCTGCTCGCGAATCACCCGCTCGATTGTCCGGTCTGCGACCGCGGCGGCGAGTGCGAACTGCAGGAGGTGATATTTGACTGGGGCGACGTTGAGGAGCGTTTTTCCGAAAGAAAGAACGTAGCACCTGAAAAATATTTGTCGCCGATGGTAGCGAACGATCCGCAGCGGTGCATTCTTTGCAAACGCTGTACACGCGTATGCCACGAATGGATGGGTGAGGACGTTATCGAGGCCGGCAATCGCGGCGTGAATACCGTGATCGGCACTTACGGCGGTTGGCTGAATTGTTCGCAGTGCGGCAACTGTGTTGAAGTTTGCCCGACGGGAACGCTGCTCGACGGCGTTTATCGTCACGAAACGCGGCCGTGGGAACTCGATCAAACGGTTTCGACCGACGTTTACGGCTCTGACGGTATGCAGATCTCGATCGGTTCGCGTGCCGGCAGAGTTCACCGCATCGTCGCCCGCGACCGCTATGTAAACGGCCTGAACGGGGAGTTTCTCGATGTAAAGGCAAGATTTGCTCACGAATTCATCGATCACCCCGACCGCATCAAGACGCCGATGATCCGCTATTCGAAAGGCGGAAAACTGATCCCGGCTACGTGGGACGATACCGTCAAATTTGCTGCAGAGAAGCTGAAAGCGGCGGGCAAGGACGCAGGTGTGGTCATCAGCCCGCGGCTGACGAACGAAGCGATCTTTGCTTTGAAGGAATTCGCAAAGGCCGTCGGAACGGACAAATTCGCCGTTTCTGACAGCCGCGATGTTGCTCCGATCTTTGATAATTTGAGCGTGCCGCTGTGTGATCACAAGGAAATTCGCCATGCGGCTACGATCGTGCTGATCGGCGGCGAACCCGAGGAAGAGCAGACATTTACCGCAAAGCAGATCCGGCAGGCCGTCCGCAACGGCCAGGCGAAATTCATCTGCGTGAACGATACGCCGATAAATCTGTCGCGTACGGCGACGCAGTTCGTCCACGTGAACGCGGGCACGGCTGACGCTTTCGCTCTTGCACTTTGTGATGCAGGCTCGTCAAATGCGTCAGCTGAAAAGATGGGCATTGACGCGGCCGCGGTTGATGAGGTACGAAAGGTCATCGCGGAAACACAAGGCGACGTCATTTTGATGTTCGGCGGCGACCTGTCGCCGGCTGCTCAGGCAGCACTTGCCGGCTCGGCAGCGAAACTAGGCGGTGAAGGCCGCCGCATTCTCCTGCATCCGCTGGCGCAGCACAATAATTCCGTCGGAGCGAATGACATCTGCGTGGGCAGAAAGCCGCTCGATGAGGTCTTAAAGAATTCAAAGGCACTACTGATCGGCGGCAGTTTGCAGGACGCTTCCGTTTTGGCGGGCAAAGAATTCGTCGCGGTGCAGGAGCTTTTCCTGACGGATACCTGCGAACAAGCGGACGTTGTATTCCCTGCTGCGAGCTTTGCTGAGGTCGACGGAACTTTCACTAATAACGCCGGAAACGTCCAGCGTGTCCGCAAGTCGATCGAGCCGCTCCACCAGTCGAAACCGGATTGGATGATCACTGCGGCGATCGCACGCGACATCGGTGTCGATATCCTGCCGGAATGGTCGGCATCGGCCATTTTCCGTGCAGTTGCCGACAGCGTTCCGGCCTATGAAGGCTTCCGATACCCTACAATGAAGGACGAATCGAACCCGATAAAGGCGAATTACGCTCTGAAGGAGAACTCTGATCTGTCAGGCCACATTTCGGCGTTAAAAGAACAGGTCGATAAACTCAGAGCGGGCGAAAAGAACACGGAAACGCCGCGTGTCGGGCACAAACTGCATCGGCTGACGACGCTGACGAGCAAA